The Clostridioides sp. ES-S-0010-02 genome window below encodes:
- a CDS encoding PTS sugar transporter subunit IIA, producing the protein MEFINFVSDKVINLKMDCKTKEDFFKEIHNKVFELGFVKEEFGEKILGRENVFPTGLNLGDYGVAIPHTDAEYIKEQFIAVCTFNEPVVFSSMEDQDEKVPVNLAFVLGLNQPHSQLSVLTELMGIMQNKELVEKLMDSTDKEEVLKTIKSL; encoded by the coding sequence ATGGAGTTTATAAATTTTGTAAGTGATAAAGTTATAAACCTTAAAATGGATTGTAAAACAAAAGAAGATTTCTTTAAGGAAATACATAATAAAGTTTTTGAATTAGGCTTTGTAAAAGAAGAATTTGGAGAAAAAATACTAGGAAGAGAAAATGTATTTCCAACAGGTTTAAACTTAGGTGATTATGGAGTAGCTATACCACATACAGATGCAGAATATATTAAAGAACAATTTATAGCAGTCTGTACTTTTAATGAACCAGTAGTATTTAGTTCTATGGAAGACCAAGATGAAAAAGTACCTGTAAATTTAGCTTTCGTTTTGGGGCTTAATCAACCACACAGTCAATTGTCTGTATTAACAGAATTGATGGGGATTATGCAAAATAAAGAATTAGTTGAGAAGCTAATGGATTCTACTGATAAAGAAGAAGTTTTAAAGACAATAAAGTCTTTATAA
- a CDS encoding PTS sugar transporter subunit IIB, with the protein MKKILVACGAGIATSTVVCDKVERLVKENNIQAEVIQCKIAECATKQDGADLIVSTTILPTTYNIPAIKATAYITGVNTAALDKKILDALK; encoded by the coding sequence ATGAAAAAAATATTAGTAGCATGTGGAGCAGGAATAGCAACATCAACAGTAGTTTGTGATAAGGTAGAAAGATTAGTTAAAGAAAATAATATACAAGCAGAAGTTATACAATGCAAAATAGCTGAATGTGCAACAAAGCAAGATGGAGCAGATTTAATAGTATCAACAACTATATTACCAACAACTTATAATATACCAGCAATAAAAGCAACAGCATATATAACTGGAGTTAATACAGCAGCATTAGATAAAAAAATATTAGATGCTTTAAAATAA
- a CDS encoding PTS galactitol transporter subunit IIC, producing the protein MDKLLAVVQYILNMGPTVILPITIVVLGMIFRIKFTKALKSGLTIGIGFVGINLVVNLLTSTLGPAAQGMVERFGLNLTVIDVGWPTTASATWASPVAPILIPVCLLVNLLLLYFNKTKILNVDIWNYWHFIVAGAVGYIVTGSYIWAIFCAILMELLVLFIAEKTAKNVQEFYDLEGIALPTGSTASFAPLGYLVGKFVEKIPGINKIQADPDSIQKKFGIFGEPMMMGIILGIILGALAGYDVAGIFNVGISMGAVMLLMPRMVRILMEGLIPISESIRDFLQAKYGDRELYIGLDAAVATGHPAVISTALILVPITLFLAVILPGNKVLPFGDLATIPFYMAFIVCFRKGNIVQSVITGTIVIAISLYMATNFADVHTQLLQQANMMPEGTTMVTSIDTGGNLLKWGILKLSQLVSSLGIF; encoded by the coding sequence ATGGATAAATTATTAGCAGTAGTACAGTACATTTTAAACATGGGACCAACAGTAATACTACCAATAACAATTGTAGTCTTAGGAATGATATTTAGAATTAAATTTACAAAAGCTTTAAAATCAGGTCTTACAATTGGTATAGGGTTTGTGGGTATAAACTTAGTTGTAAACCTATTAACTTCAACACTAGGGCCAGCAGCTCAAGGAATGGTTGAGAGATTTGGACTTAATTTAACAGTAATAGATGTTGGTTGGCCAACAACAGCATCAGCAACATGGGCTTCACCAGTTGCACCAATATTAATACCAGTTTGTTTATTAGTAAACTTACTATTATTATACTTCAATAAAACAAAGATATTAAACGTTGATATATGGAATTATTGGCACTTTATAGTAGCAGGTGCAGTTGGATATATAGTAACAGGAAGTTATATCTGGGCTATATTCTGTGCAATATTAATGGAATTGTTAGTACTATTTATTGCAGAAAAAACAGCCAAGAATGTTCAGGAGTTTTATGATTTAGAAGGTATAGCATTACCAACTGGTTCAACAGCCTCATTTGCTCCACTTGGATATTTAGTGGGTAAATTTGTTGAAAAAATACCAGGAATAAATAAAATACAAGCAGACCCAGATTCTATACAAAAAAAATTCGGTATATTTGGTGAACCAATGATGATGGGTATTATACTAGGGATAATACTTGGAGCTCTTGCTGGATACGATGTAGCAGGAATATTCAATGTAGGTATATCAATGGGTGCAGTAATGTTACTTATGCCTAGAATGGTTAGAATATTAATGGAAGGTTTAATTCCAATTTCAGAATCAATAAGAGATTTCTTACAAGCAAAATATGGAGATAGAGAACTTTATATAGGGCTAGATGCAGCAGTAGCAACTGGACATCCAGCAGTTATATCAACAGCTCTTATACTTGTTCCTATAACTCTATTCTTAGCAGTTATATTACCAGGAAATAAAGTTTTACCATTTGGTGACTTAGCAACAATACCATTCTATATGGCATTTATAGTATGTTTTAGAAAAGGTAATATAGTTCAATCAGTTATAACAGGAACTATAGTAATAGCTATATCACTTTATATGGCTACAAATTTTGCAGATGTTCATACGCAATTATTACAACAAGCAAATATGATGCCAGAAGGAACAACAATGGTTACAAGTATAGATACAGGTGGTAACTTACTAAAATGGGGAATATTGAAATTATCTCAATTAGTTTCTTCACTTGGAATATTCTAA
- a CDS encoding galactitol-1-phosphate 5-dehydrogenase: MKAAVLHGTNDMRFEDIEIKPCESDEVKIKVMAAGICGSDPPRVLKHWKYPVPAIPGHEFSGVIAEVGKDVKNVKVGDRVVAIPFIPCNECEYCKRGLFSLCDDHGMLGAKTFGAFAEYANIKATNVLPIGDMDFEDAAMIEPLAVAMHGVLNIGIQVGDTVAVMGSGTMGQLVIQGLKIAGAGTIIAVDISDNKLRESKELGADIIINAKDVNPVEKIKELTGGKGVDIALECAGSKITQEQCLLITKKKSKIGFLGIAYSDITLSEEAFENIFRKELELKGFWNSYSAPFPGQEWTKGITLVNEGKIKLKEMVSHRFSLEDTYKAFEMIRDRKEEFNKILILPQGVEK; the protein is encoded by the coding sequence GTGAAAGCAGCAGTATTACATGGCACAAATGATATGAGATTTGAAGATATAGAAATAAAACCATGTGAAAGTGATGAGGTAAAAATAAAAGTTATGGCAGCAGGAATATGTGGGTCAGATCCTCCAAGAGTATTGAAACATTGGAAATATCCAGTTCCAGCTATACCAGGACATGAATTTTCTGGAGTAATTGCAGAAGTTGGTAAGGATGTAAAAAATGTAAAAGTTGGAGATAGAGTAGTTGCGATTCCTTTTATACCTTGCAATGAGTGTGAATATTGTAAGAGAGGGTTATTTTCATTATGTGATGACCATGGTATGTTAGGAGCTAAAACTTTTGGAGCTTTTGCAGAATATGCAAATATAAAAGCTACAAATGTTTTACCAATAGGAGACATGGATTTTGAAGATGCCGCTATGATAGAACCACTTGCAGTTGCTATGCATGGAGTACTTAATATAGGTATCCAAGTTGGAGATACTGTAGCTGTAATGGGTAGTGGAACAATGGGTCAACTAGTAATACAAGGACTTAAGATAGCAGGAGCTGGAACAATTATAGCAGTTGATATATCTGATAATAAATTAAGAGAATCAAAAGAATTAGGTGCTGATATAATAATTAATGCTAAAGATGTAAACCCAGTAGAAAAAATAAAAGAACTTACTGGTGGAAAAGGTGTTGATATAGCACTTGAATGTGCAGGCTCTAAAATAACTCAAGAACAATGTTTACTTATAACTAAAAAGAAAAGTAAAATAGGATTTTTAGGAATAGCATATTCAGATATAACTTTATCTGAAGAAGCATTTGAAAATATATTTAGAAAAGAACTAGAGTTAAAAGGTTTCTGGAATTCTTATTCTGCACCATTCCCAGGACAAGAGTGGACTAAAGGAATCACTCTAGTTAATGAAGGAAAAATAAAATTAAAAGAAATGGTATCTCATAGATTTTCACTTGAAGATACTTATAAAGCATTTGAAATGATAAGAGATAGAAAAGAAGAATTTAATAAGATATTAATTTTACCACAAGGGGTTGAAAAATAA
- a CDS encoding zinc-binding dehydrogenase, with protein sequence MKAVVKTKPGYDNVEVLEVEEPKATGDKVKIKVEYSGICGSDIHSFKGEYANIKAPVTLGHEFSGIVVEIGEDVKNIKVGDRVTSETTFATCEKCIYCATKDYNLCPTRKGIGTQADGSFAEYVLSREESIHVLPENVSLLSAALTEPLACCVHAALEKTTIESDDTVLIIGPGPIGLLLAQVVKSQGATVIMSGVTKDKERLEIAKNLGVDRTVNVMEESLADVVNEMTDGNGVNKGFDCSGFMPAVNEALRLLRKKGTFVQVGIFAKKLNEMDQEAIIQRELQYIGSRSQKPSSWIIALDLMASGKVNTEALVTRTVGLDEFKEGITALMNGEEIKVAVKS encoded by the coding sequence ATGAAGGCAGTAGTTAAAACTAAACCAGGTTATGATAATGTAGAAGTATTAGAGGTAGAAGAGCCAAAAGCTACAGGAGATAAAGTTAAAATAAAAGTAGAATACAGTGGTATATGTGGTTCAGATATACATTCATTTAAAGGGGAGTATGCAAATATAAAAGCTCCAGTAACTTTAGGTCATGAATTTTCTGGAATTGTCGTAGAAATTGGTGAAGATGTTAAAAATATAAAAGTAGGAGATAGAGTTACATCAGAAACTACTTTTGCAACTTGTGAAAAATGTATATATTGTGCAACTAAAGACTACAATTTATGCCCAACTAGAAAAGGTATTGGTACTCAAGCAGATGGAAGTTTTGCTGAATATGTATTATCAAGAGAGGAAAGCATACATGTACTTCCTGAAAATGTATCTTTATTATCAGCAGCTCTTACAGAGCCACTAGCTTGTTGTGTTCATGCAGCTCTTGAAAAAACTACTATAGAAAGTGATGATACAGTATTAATAATAGGACCAGGGCCAATAGGTTTACTATTAGCTCAAGTTGTTAAATCTCAAGGTGCTACAGTTATAATGTCTGGTGTTACAAAAGATAAAGAAAGATTAGAAATAGCTAAAAATCTTGGAGTAGATAGAACTGTAAACGTAATGGAAGAAAGTCTAGCAGATGTAGTAAATGAAATGACTGATGGAAATGGAGTAAATAAAGGATTTGATTGTTCTGGATTTATGCCAGCAGTTAATGAAGCTTTAAGATTACTTAGAAAGAAAGGAACTTTCGTACAAGTTGGGATATTTGCCAAAAAACTAAATGAAATGGATCAAGAAGCAATAATTCAAAGAGAGTTACAATATATTGGAAGTAGATCACAAAAACCAAGTTCTTGGATTATAGCATTAGATTTAATGGCTAGTGGAAAAGTAAATACAGAAGCATTAGTTACAAGAACTGTTGGTTTAGACGAATTTAAAGAGGGTATTACAGCCTTAATGAACGGAGAAGAAATAAAAGTTGCAGTAAAATCTTAA
- a CDS encoding transketolase, translating into MSTLRDHSNNIRKNIIKMVAEAKSGHPGGSLSIADMLTVLYFDKMNICVENPKMDDRDRFVLSKGHAAPALYATLAEKGFFPEEELLTLRKFGSKLQGHPDMKKVAGVDMSTGSLGQGLSAANGMALAGKLDNKDYTVYTILGDGEIQEGQIWEAAMTASHYKLDNLIAFVDLNGLQIDGSNEEVMNVSPVDDKFKSFGWNVIVINGHCFDEIGNAIDEAKKVTGKPTVIIAKTVKGKGVSFMENNAAWHGTAPNAEQAEQALKDLEGGL; encoded by the coding sequence ATGAGCACTCTTAGAGATCATTCTAATAATATTAGAAAAAACATAATAAAAATGGTTGCAGAAGCTAAAAGCGGGCATCCAGGTGGTTCATTATCAATAGCTGACATGTTAACAGTGTTATATTTTGATAAAATGAACATATGTGTAGAAAATCCAAAAATGGATGATAGAGATAGATTTGTTCTATCAAAAGGTCATGCAGCACCAGCTTTATATGCTACATTAGCAGAAAAAGGATTTTTCCCAGAAGAAGAATTATTGACACTTAGAAAGTTTGGTTCTAAGTTACAAGGACATCCAGACATGAAAAAAGTAGCAGGAGTAGATATGTCTACTGGTTCTCTTGGACAAGGTTTATCTGCTGCAAATGGTATGGCACTAGCTGGTAAATTAGATAATAAAGACTATACAGTGTATACTATATTAGGTGATGGAGAAATCCAAGAAGGTCAAATATGGGAAGCTGCAATGACAGCATCACATTATAAATTAGACAACTTAATTGCATTTGTTGACTTAAATGGATTACAAATAGATGGTTCTAATGAAGAGGTAATGAATGTTAGTCCAGTAGATGACAAATTTAAATCTTTTGGATGGAATGTAATAGTAATAAATGGACATTGTTTTGATGAAATAGGAAATGCAATAGATGAAGCTAAAAAAGTTACAGGAAAACCAACAGTAATAATAGCTAAAACTGTAAAAGGTAAAGGTGTTTCATTTATGGAAAATAATGCTGCATGGCATGGAACAGCTCCAAATGCAGAACAAGCAGAACAAGCATTGAAAGATTTAGAAGGAGGTCTATAG
- a CDS encoding transketolase family protein — MGIATREAYGQVLKELAENKDIVVLDADLGKATKSISFKEVAPDRFFDMGIAEGDMIGTAAGLATCGKIPFASTFAIFAAGRGYEQIRNSVAYPNLNVKIAATHAGVTVGEDGGSHQAIEDISLMRGIPNMVVLNPADALEARQAIFASIDYNGPVYIRLGRAATPDVNSENYKFEIGKGTVLREGSDITVIATGIMVAKALEAAEELAKEGINVEVVNISTIKPLDETLIKESAKKTGKVVTAEEHSIIGGLGSAVCEALAETKDVVVRRIGVKDVFGQSGTPADLLKHYGLTTEDIVKNIKELL; from the coding sequence ATGGGAATAGCAACTAGAGAAGCTTACGGACAAGTGTTAAAAGAACTTGCAGAAAATAAAGATATAGTAGTATTGGATGCAGACTTAGGAAAAGCTACAAAAAGTATATCATTTAAAGAAGTTGCTCCAGATAGATTTTTTGATATGGGGATAGCAGAAGGTGACATGATTGGTACAGCAGCAGGTCTTGCTACTTGTGGAAAAATACCTTTTGCAAGTACTTTTGCAATATTTGCAGCAGGTAGAGGCTATGAGCAAATAAGAAACTCTGTAGCATATCCAAACTTAAATGTTAAAATAGCAGCTACTCATGCAGGAGTAACAGTAGGAGAAGATGGAGGAAGCCATCAAGCTATAGAAGATATATCTTTAATGAGAGGTATACCAAATATGGTTGTGTTAAATCCAGCAGATGCTTTAGAAGCAAGACAAGCAATATTTGCATCTATTGATTATAATGGACCTGTATATATAAGATTAGGTAGAGCTGCAACTCCAGATGTAAACAGTGAAAACTATAAATTTGAAATAGGAAAAGGAACTGTTTTAAGAGAAGGTTCTGATATAACAGTGATAGCTACAGGAATAATGGTAGCAAAAGCATTAGAAGCAGCAGAAGAACTTGCTAAAGAAGGTATAAATGTAGAAGTTGTTAATATATCTACAATAAAACCTTTAGATGAAACATTAATAAAAGAAAGTGCTAAGAAAACTGGAAAAGTAGTTACAGCAGAAGAGCATAGTATAATTGGTGGTTTAGGTTCAGCTGTATGTGAAGCTTTAGCAGAAACTAAAGATGTAGTAGTTAGAAGAATTGGTGTTAAGGATGTATTTGGTCAATCAGGTACACCAGCAGACTTATTAAAACATTATGGATTAACTACTGAAGATATAGTAAAAAATATAAAAGAATTATTATAG
- the rpiB gene encoding ribose 5-phosphate isomerase B: MKISIGCDHGGYELKEFIKENLINKGIEVEDVGTTSKESVDFPIYAKKVSQNVQSKKSDLGILCCGTGIGMSIAANKFKGIRAAVVSDCFSAKATREHNNTNVLCLGERVIGKGLAMRIVEEWLNSSYNGERHTRRLQMIDDIENENL; this comes from the coding sequence ATGAAAATATCTATTGGATGTGACCATGGTGGTTACGAGTTAAAGGAATTTATAAAAGAAAACTTAATAAATAAAGGTATAGAAGTTGAAGATGTAGGAACAACTTCAAAAGAAAGTGTAGATTTTCCAATATATGCAAAAAAAGTAAGTCAAAATGTTCAAAGTAAAAAATCAGATTTAGGTATACTTTGTTGTGGTACAGGAATAGGCATGTCTATTGCTGCAAATAAATTTAAAGGAATTAGAGCAGCAGTTGTGTCAGATTGTTTTTCAGCTAAAGCCACGAGAGAACACAATAATACAAATGTACTTTGTTTAGGGGAAAGAGTTATTGGAAAAGGATTAGCAATGAGAATTGTTGAAGAATGGTTAAATTCAAGTTATAATGGAGAAAGACATACAAGAAGATTACAAATGATTGATGATATAGAAAATGAAAACTTATAA
- a CDS encoding ribulose-phosphate 3-epimerase has translation MSIICASIMCADQMNLKKELESLEEADVKLLHCDVMDGIFVKNLAMGPELLKSISENTTIPLDIHLATETPNKYIDMMSYIKPKYISFHVESSTDVKADIQKLREYGIGPVLAISPQTSVDKIEEYIGLVEGILVMTVNPGFAGQKFNLSVLDKLDKLTEILKDYDNPPFIEVDGNINKETIRLMSGKKVDIYVVGTSALFNDKPPISYKEKIKELKESIK, from the coding sequence ATGTCTATTATTTGTGCTTCAATAATGTGTGCAGACCAAATGAATTTAAAAAAAGAACTAGAATCTCTTGAAGAAGCTGATGTAAAATTGCTTCACTGTGATGTTATGGATGGAATATTTGTCAAAAACTTAGCTATGGGACCAGAACTATTAAAATCAATAAGTGAAAATACAACTATACCTTTAGATATTCATTTAGCTACAGAAACTCCAAATAAGTATATTGATATGATGTCTTATATAAAACCAAAGTATATTTCTTTTCATGTGGAATCAAGCACAGATGTAAAAGCTGATATACAAAAGTTGAGAGAATATGGAATAGGGCCAGTATTAGCGATAAGTCCTCAAACTAGTGTAGATAAAATAGAAGAATATATAGGTTTAGTTGAGGGTATCTTAGTAATGACAGTAAATCCAGGATTTGCAGGTCAAAAATTTAATCTATCTGTTTTAGATAAGTTAGATAAGCTTACGGAGATATTAAAAGATTATGATAATCCTCCATTTATAGAAGTTGATGGAAATATAAATAAAGAGACCATTAGACTTATGAGTGGCAAAAAAGTCGATATATATGTTGTAGGTACTTCAGCTTTATTTAATGATAAGCCTCCAATTTCATATAAAGAGAAGATAAAAGAATTAAAAGAAAGTATAAAATAG
- a CDS encoding phosphomannomutase/phosphoglucomutase produces MGDIYKLQNGTDIRGIAYKNDSKEVNLTVEEVKKIAKAFHIWLKEKTKKDKVTVAIGTDSRITGSQFRNTVIETLINDNCDVIDCEIATTPAMFMTTIMDGYHSDGSIMITASHLPYYYNGLKFFTENGGLEKTDIKEMLDIAVKNDSVQSEGVDKKGTAVVKNLIEDYSNLLIDKIRTGVNSSKNYEKPFSGLKILVDAGNGAGGFFAEKVLHILGADTTGSQFLNPDGMFPNHIPNPENKEAMESICKAVLDNKSDLGIIFDTDVDRAAIVGKNGKPINKNALIAVISSIILEEHPNTAIVTDSITSEGLAKFISELGGRHHRFKRGYKNVINEAIRLNSEDEECHLAIETSGHAALKENYFLDDGAYLIAKILIKVAKLSLEGKTIEELIENLEEAKEEKEVRIGINKEDFRPYAEGILKELDSHVNNVDGWSVAPNNFEGIRVNCNEANGDGWFLLRISLHEPLLALNIESNKVGGAEEIYSELKLFLEKYDLKGL; encoded by the coding sequence ATGGGTGACATATACAAGCTGCAAAATGGAACAGATATTAGAGGAATAGCATATAAAAATGATTCTAAGGAAGTTAATTTAACTGTAGAAGAAGTAAAAAAAATAGCTAAAGCATTTCATATTTGGTTAAAAGAAAAAACTAAAAAAGATAAAGTAACTGTTGCAATAGGAACTGATTCTAGAATAACAGGGAGTCAATTTAGAAATACTGTTATTGAAACTTTGATTAATGATAATTGTGATGTAATTGATTGTGAGATTGCTACAACACCAGCAATGTTTATGACAACTATCATGGATGGATACCACTCTGATGGCTCAATTATGATTACAGCTAGCCATTTACCTTATTACTATAATGGGTTAAAGTTTTTTACAGAAAATGGTGGTCTAGAAAAAACAGATATAAAAGAAATGTTAGATATAGCTGTTAAAAATGATAGTGTACAGTCTGAAGGAGTAGACAAAAAAGGAACAGCTGTAGTAAAAAATTTAATAGAAGATTATTCTAATTTATTGATAGATAAAATTAGAACAGGTGTAAATTCAAGTAAAAACTATGAAAAGCCTTTTTCTGGACTTAAAATACTAGTTGATGCAGGAAATGGAGCTGGAGGGTTCTTTGCTGAAAAAGTTTTACACATACTGGGAGCAGATACAACAGGTAGTCAGTTTTTGAACCCAGACGGTATGTTTCCAAATCATATACCAAATCCTGAGAATAAAGAAGCAATGGAAAGCATCTGTAAAGCCGTATTAGATAATAAGAGTGATTTAGGAATAATATTTGATACAGATGTAGATAGAGCTGCTATTGTAGGTAAAAATGGGAAACCAATAAATAAAAATGCTCTTATAGCTGTTATATCATCAATAATATTAGAAGAACATCCAAATACAGCCATAGTAACTGATTCTATTACTTCAGAAGGTCTTGCTAAATTCATAAGTGAATTAGGAGGAAGACATCATAGATTTAAAAGAGGATATAAAAATGTAATAAATGAAGCTATAAGATTAAATAGTGAAGATGAAGAGTGCCATTTAGCTATAGAGACATCTGGACATGCTGCTCTAAAAGAAAATTATTTTTTAGACGATGGAGCATATTTAATAGCTAAAATTTTAATAAAAGTTGCAAAACTGTCTTTAGAGGGAAAAACTATAGAAGAATTGATAGAAAACCTTGAAGAAGCAAAGGAAGAAAAAGAAGTTAGAATAGGAATCAATAAAGAAGATTTTAGACCATATGCAGAAGGTATACTAAAAGAATTAGATTCTCATGTTAATAATGTTGATGGATGGTCTGTTGCACCAAATAACTTTGAAGGTATAAGAGTCAATTGTAATGAAGCAAATGGAGATGGTTGGTTTTTACTTAGAATATCATTACATGAGCCATTGTTAGCTTTAAATATTGAATCAAATAAAGTTGGTGGAGCAGAAGAAATTTACTCTGAATTAAAACTTTTCCTAGAAAAATATGACTTAAAAGGTCTTTAG
- a CDS encoding GGDEF domain-containing protein, giving the protein MFKNKYVERVEQFINAYFVERDVKKCMSFFHKNICWIGTGKFEVGNSIEEVEYLLEEYVKQSPDSFILEKLWLDSKEYSKNSHTVFGEYLVCKKTKKGYNFQVEIRITYLCVEYEGEILISSVHNSVANDLQKIGEYFPISLMEAENNRLEAIINEKTKEIEEQRVMLLEANRKLQQLAITDELTGLLNQRAIMGNIKYTVKDNSKNYAIMIIDIDNFKHVNDNYGHLVGDEVIRVMAYIIQSFKDYYLFAGRYGGDEFIVLTENIEKAIHIESKVHNSLLKYNFKELQYKITVSIGISEWIDFDSFEAFLSEADKKLYKAKKSGKNKTIY; this is encoded by the coding sequence ATGTTTAAGAACAAATATGTTGAACGTGTTGAGCAGTTTATAAATGCATATTTTGTAGAGAGGGATGTGAAAAAATGTATGTCTTTTTTTCACAAAAATATATGTTGGATTGGTACTGGAAAGTTTGAAGTAGGGAATAGTATTGAAGAGGTAGAGTATTTATTAGAAGAGTATGTAAAACAATCACCAGATAGTTTTATTTTAGAAAAGTTATGGCTAGATAGTAAAGAATATTCAAAAAATTCACATACTGTATTTGGAGAGTATCTAGTTTGTAAGAAAACTAAAAAAGGCTATAATTTTCAAGTAGAAATAAGAATAACATACTTATGTGTTGAATATGAGGGAGAAATATTAATAAGTAGTGTTCATAATTCTGTTGCAAATGATTTACAAAAAATAGGTGAGTATTTTCCGATAAGTTTAATGGAAGCTGAAAATAATAGACTAGAGGCCATTATTAATGAAAAAACAAAAGAAATAGAAGAGCAAAGAGTTATGTTGTTAGAGGCAAACAGAAAACTTCAGCAACTGGCTATTACGGATGAATTAACTGGTTTATTAAATCAAAGAGCCATTATGGGAAATATAAAATATACTGTTAAAGATAATTCTAAAAATTATGCAATAATGATAATCGACATAGATAATTTTAAACATGTAAATGATAATTATGGGCATCTAGTGGGAGATGAGGTTATAAGAGTGATGGCTTACATCATTCAATCATTTAAAGATTACTATCTATTTGCTGGTAGATATGGTGGAGATGAATTTATTGTTTTGACAGAAAATATAGAAAAAGCAATTCATATTGAATCTAAAGTTCATAATAGTCTACTTAAATATAATTTTAAAGAACTTCAATATAAAATAACTGTAAGCATTGGAATTTCTGAATGGATAGACTTTGATTCCTTTGAAGCATTTTTAAGCGAGGCAGATAAAAAATTATATAAAGCTAAAAAATCAGGAAAAAATAAGACTATATATTAG